The DNA window GCGTTACTAACGTCAAAGGTAAGTAAAAAAAATTATTATTTAAGGTTAAAACAGACTATTTTTGCCAAACAACTTAACAACTACACAATGACAATTTTACTTTTAGGTTCTGGAGGAAGAGAACACGCTTTTGCTTGGAAAATGATTCAAAGTCCGCTTTGCGACACACTTTTTGTAGCTCCGGGAAATGCAGGAACGGCTTCGATTGCCAATAATGTGGATATCAGCCCAACAGATTTTGATGCCGTAAAAGCATTTGTTCTTCAAGAAAAAGTAGGAATGGTGGTTGTTGGTCCCGAAGATCCGTTGGTAAAAGGAATTTTCGATTTTTTCAAAAATGACAATGATTTAAAAGATATTCCAGTTATTGGACCGTCAAAATTAGGTGCAACACTTGAAGGAAGTAAAGAATTTGCCAAAGAATTTTTGATTAAACACAATATTCCAACCGCAGCTTATGATAGTTTCACTGCTGAAACGGTGGAAAAAGGATGCGATTTTCTCGAAACTTTGCAACCGCCTTATGTGTTGAAAGCCGATGGATTGGCGGCAGGGAAAGGCGTTTTGATCCTTCACGATTTGGCGGAAGCCAAGGACGAATTGAGAAATATGTTGGTGGGTCAAAAATTTGGCGCAGCCAGTTCGAAAGTCGTAATCGAAGAATTTTTGGACGGAATTGAATTGAGTTGTTTCGTTTTGACCGACGGAAAAAGTTATAAAATATTACCAACTGCCAAAGATTACAAACGCATTGGCGAAGGCGATACGGGATTGAATACAGGAGGAATGGGCGCAGTTTCTCCAGTTCCTTATGTTGATGCCGTTTTGATGGAAAAAATAGAAACACGCATCGTAAAACCAACAATCGAAGGTTTCCAAAAAGACGGAATTGAATATAAAGGTTTTGTGTTTATTGGATTGATCAACGTGAAAAACGAACCCATCGTAATTGAATACAATGTTAGAATGGGCGATCCGGAAACCGAAGTAGTTATTCCGAGAATGAAATCGGATTTGGTGGAATTGTTTTTGGCTGTAGCCAATGAAAAACTAGACGAATTTGAATTGGAAATTGATGAAAGAAGTGCCACGACCATTGTGGTTGTTTCGGGCGGATATCCAGAAGATTTCGAAAAAGGAAAAGTCATTTCGGGATTAGAGAACATTCAAGATTCAATTATTTTTCACGCGGGAACTAAAGTTGATAACGGCAACGTAGTGAGTAACGGCGGAAGAGTTTTGACTGTAACTTCTTTTGGTGATAATTTCGAAGAAGCCATAAAAAAATCTTACCAAAACATAGACAAGCTACATTTCGATAAGATGTATTTTAGAAAAGATATCGGGAACGACCTTAAATAATGTAAAGACTTCTAATTCCTCCTTCGGGAGTTATGGTTCTTTATTTCAAGAAAGAGTGTGCCGTTGTATCTTGGTTTTCTTCGCCTTTTTCGTCGAAAATCATCAATTGTTTACACCAATATACGATAGCAACCGCACAGATTATCATAAAACCCCAGTTGAATATATTGGCAGCAAACCAACTATCAAGTTCTAAAGCTCTTAAAAAATCGTGCAGTATGAATAAAATGTTTTCAAATAACCATTGAATTCCTTCAAAAAATGCTTTCATCTCAATATTTTTTTAGTTAATTGTATGCAATCTAAACGCGCTAAGGAATTTATTTTTAGTGAAAAACATTTAGTTAGCTCGTTTCGTCTTTGTACAAGTATTATATTTACAGTCGCAAAAGTATAAAATATCCGTATGATAACAAGTGTTTTTAAAAAATCTACTCCAATAAATTTGATGTTGGTGGTAATTTTAATGCTGGTTTTCTTTTTTATTACCCTTTTTCAAGATTTGTCTTGGACTAATTCAGTGATTTCCATTGTAAAAAAAGGAGGTTTATTTTTTATTTTGCTCGGCTCCATTTTTGTTGCCAATTTCATTGCGAAGAAAAACGGATTGAGCAAAGACAGTAGTTACACGATTTTGTTCTATTTTTTGTTTCTATTGTTTTTTCCTTCGGTATTGGGAAATATGAATTTAATTTTATCTAACTTTTTCATCCTTCTCGCGCTTCGCCGATTGATTTCGTTGCAATCTTTAAAAGCCTCGAAAGAAAAAATATTTGATGCTTCCTTATGGATTTTTGTAGCTTCTTTATTTCATTTTTGGAGTATTATTTACCTGGTTTTAGTATTTATTTCGATCATTTTTCACGTAGCAAGAGATTATAGAAATTGGGTTTTGCCTTTTATAGCTTTTTTTGCTGTGGGAATTATCTCTTTAGGAGTGGCATTACTGTTTAATAAAGATGTTCTTGGATATGTCACAGATAACGCCGTTATTAATTTCAAAATAGACTATTTTACCAACAATTATCAGAATCTTGCCTTTTCTATTTATGCGACAGTAGCTTTGTTTTTTGTGGTTTCAATGTTTCTTTCCCTTTCGAGCAAGCCGTTGTTACTGAATTCGTCTTTCAAAAAAATAATAGCCTCTTTTTTTATAGGAATAGTAATTTTTGCAATTTCTCCCAACAAAAGCAACGATGTATTGATTTATACTATTGCCCCTCTGGCCATTATGGCAACGAGCCATATCGAAGTGAAACAACTTCAGTTGAAGCAGGAATTGGTTTTAGGCATACTGATTCTTTGCAGTTTTTTTGCTTTTTTCTCCCAATTATAATTTGTTTCCGTAGGCCAAATCACCCGCGTCGCCCAAGCCGGGAATGATGTATTTTTTGTCATTTAATTTTTCGTCTAAAGTGGCCACCCAAAGATGACAGGAATCGGGCAAATGCTTTTCAAGATAGGCAATTCCCTCGGGAGCAGCTATGATTACAGCAATGTGAATTTCGTTTGGAAGTCCTTTTTCCATCAATTTATTAAAAACAGCCACCATCGATTGTCCGGTGGCAAGCATAGGATCGATCAAAAGTAAGGTCTTGTTTTCGATATTGGGAACGGCTTGGTATTCGACTAAAATATCAAAAAACTCATCGTTATTGGGATGATGTCTGTAAGCTGAAACGAAGCCATTTTCGGCACTGTCAAAATAATTCAAAAACCCCAAATGAAGCGGTAGTCCGGCTCGGAGAATGGAACACAAAACGAGTTTGTCTTCGATTTCGGCGGTTTTTTTGATGCCTAGCGGTGTTTGAATTTCAATTGGTCTATACCTTAAATCTTTGCTCAATTCATAAGCCATAACTTCGCCAATACGCTCTATATTTCTGCGAAAACGCATACTGTCGTGTTGCACATTCACGTTTCGTATTTGACCTAAAAAATGATTCAGAATGCTATTGTCTTCGGATAAATAATGTGTTTGCATCGTGATAATTTAAGATTTGTAAATTAAAATTTAGGAATTCCGCAAAAAACACTCCAAACTTCTTGTGTTTTTTATAGACTATAAAAGTATAAAAAGTATCTTTGTATTTATAAAATATAAAAGATATGTTTTCAAAATTAGCTTATTCCGTTTTCGAACAAAGTATTCGCGATTATCATCAATTTGATAATGTTGACCAACCAATCAATAATCCTTTTCCAAAAGAAAAAATAGAACATTTATTATATTTAAAAAACTGGATTGACACAGTTCAGTGGCATTTCGAAGACATTATTCGTGATCCCAATATCGACCCAGTGGCGGCATTGACTTTAAAAAGAAGAATCGATGCTTCCAATCAAGAACGTACCGATATGGTAGAATATATTGATGGTTATTTTCTTCAAAAATACGCTCAGGTGGCTGTCAAAAACGAGGCGAAAATTAATTCGGAGAGTCCCGCTTGGGCATTCGACAGATTGTCAATTTTAGCCTTGAAAATTTATCACATGCAGGAAGAAGCCACTCGTGAAGAAGCTTCGCAAGACCACAGAGATAAATGTCAAGCCAAATTGAATGTTTTGCTAGAGCAAAGAACCGATTTGTCTACCGCAATTGAAGATTTGCTAACGGATATTGAAAATGGTGATAAATTCATGAAAGTGTACAAACAAATGAAGATGTACAACGACGATGATTTGAATCCGGTTTTGTATCAGAATAAAAAATAAGAAATACTATTTTAAACCATTAAGGGATTAAGAAAATTAAGTAAAACTTGATGAGCCTTAATCTCTTAATGGTTTTTATTCATGAAGTAATTGTCCAAAAAAATCCAACATATAGCCGTTATGAGACTTTCCGCAATGGGAGATGTCGCGATGACGGTTCCTGTTTTAAGGGCTTTTGTGTCCCAATCCCGAAGCTTCGGGACTGAAATAAAAATCACGGTGGTTTCTCGTCCGTTTTTCCAACCTTTTTTTGAGGGAATTCCTAATCTTACTTTCTTTGCTTTCGACGAAAAAAAACGCCACAAAGGATTCTTTGGATTGTTGCGATTGTACCAGGATTTGAAAGCCTTACACATTGACGCTTTTGCCGATTTGCACAACGTTTTACGTTCCAAAGTCGTTCGAACACTTTTCGCCTTGAGTGGAAAAAAAACAGCTTTTGTTGATAAAGCAAGAGCCGAAAAAACAGCTTTAACACGAGCCGAAAACAAAATTTTCAAACCCTTGACTACAATGTTCGAAAGACACGCAAAAGTGTTTCAAGAATTGGGTTTTACAGTAGATTTATACTCCCGAAGTGTCGGGACAATATTTCCTGACAAAGCAGTTTTATCAAAAGATATTTTGAAAAGGCTAGTTGGAAATGAAAAGATTCCCGATTTCTCGGGAATTAAAATCGGGATTGCACCTTTTGCACAGTATGATTCCAAGGTCTATCCTTTGGATTTGATGCAGGAAGTAATTAACAAATTAGCTGAAAATTCAAATTATAAAATCTTGCTTTTCGGTGGTGGAAAAAAGGAAATCGAACTCCTAGATTCACTCTCAAAAGGCAAAGAAAATGTTGTGGTTGTTGCCGGAAAACTCCAATTTCAGCAGGAATTGCAACTCATTTCCAATCTTGATCTAATGCTTTCGATGGACTCCGGAAATGCACATATTGCAGCAATGTTGGGCGTAAAAGTCATCACGCTTTGGGGCGCAACGCATCCGTTTACGGGATTTTCGCCTTTCAATCAACCCCTGGAAAACGCTTTGGTTTCGGATAGAAATTTGTACCCAAAATTGCCCACTTCAGTTTACGGGAATAAAATTGTGGAAGGGTATGAAGACGCAATGCGAACCATTTCAGTTGAAAGTGTAGTTTATAAAATCAATTCTTCAATTTAGATTCAGACACGAATTACACCAATTAGCACGAATTAAAAATTGCACAAAATTGTTTTGTGTAATTAATTTGCAGTAAACAATTTGTGTTAATTTGTGTTAATTTGTGTAATTTGTTTAAAACTTTGAAAATTAAATTCCTGTAAAAACCAAATCACAAATAAATCTTCTCGTCCCGACAACGCCCCCAAATATAGCGTTTCAAATTCGAAATAGTTTCTTGGTAATGAGGTGCTTCAAAACCAAAACGCTCGTGTTCCATTTGTTCTTTCTCGATGGCGTTGCAGCCTTTGATGACTTCTTTGAGCATATCGAGCATCGCCAATTCTTTGTTATTGGTTTTCTGAAATTTAAACTCCACAATTTCATCCTGCAATTGCTCGCAATAGGCCAAAAGTTGCGCTACTTCGGGTTCGTCGAGTAGGGAAGGGTTGGTTTTGAAGATTTCTCGGATGGATTTCATTTTAGCTGACTTGGAGGTTTTATTAATCCAGTAATGGCGAGTAGCCATTAACCATTTTTTTGAATTAACGTTCTCAGGCTTTACGTCTGTTGCGGATTAAGGCAACCGAAACTTTCGGTTTTGTACTGACCTCAAAGATACAAAACAAACTTTAAATTAAGCCCAAAACCCGCAATAGCGTAAAACCTGTGTTGAACTAAACCTTCGGTAGCACTCGCGCTGATTTTGTACCTTTCAAAGATAATTAAAACTTTGAAATTATGACTACAAAAAAAAGCATCCAGATTTATTAAGAGAAAACAAAATTATCAACCAAGCCAAGCGCGAAGTTCCCGGTTTTGAGGAACTATTAGCTCGTTTTGAGCGCACGGTTTCGGTATTGGGACGAAGCCAAAGCACGTTTAGCAATTATTCGCGGCACGTGGCTTCGATTTCGTTGTATTTTGGCAAAATTCCAACGGAATTGGATTCCGAACAAGTTCAGGACTACTTGTTTTACCAACAGAAAAAGTCCAAAACCCCATCGCAAACGTACTTTAAACACTGTGTTTACGGACTACGATTTTTGCTAAAATCAGAAGGACTTCCGTATGAATACCTTCGACTTCCGTCGATAAAACACGAGAAAACGCTTCCAGTTGTTTTGAGCAAAGAAGAAGTCTGGGCAATGCTTCAAAAAGCCAAATTGCTCAAACACCGCATTCTTATTGGCTTGCTTTATGGTTGCGGATTGCGTTGTATGGAAGCCAGAAGTGTACGTTTGCAGGATTTAGATTTCGACAGACTACAACTCAAAGTAGTGCAAGGCAAAGGCAAAAAAGACCGTTACGTGCCGCTTTCGGAACACTTGATTCGGGGATTAAAAAAGTACATCGAAGCCGAAAAACCCAAGGATTATCTTTTCAACGGTCAGCCTATTGAGAGAGCCGGAGGCGATTTTGACAGTCGGTACAGCCAGAGAGGCGTACAATGGGCGGTGAAACAAGTAGCCAAAGCTGCTGGTGTGAAAAAAGAAGTTCATACCCATACGCTTCGGCACTCTTACGCCACACATTTGCTCGAAGATGGTATGGATATTATGACCCTGAAAGACCTTTTGGGACATCAAAATATCGAAACTACGATGGAGTATTTGCAGATAGCCCAGCTCGCGAGCCAACGCATTTTTAGTCCACTCGATACGCTTTTCGAGAAATGCAGACGGAAGTAGCCGATGTACTGAGAAAGGTAGGCTCGAAGATCGAGAGTTATGGACTCAATACTTGGCAATTGCGCACTCTTTCTGCTATCAAAAAATGTCGAACAGCCCAGTTGGGTGGTCATATCGATGCTTGCGATCAATGTGGAAATCTGACTATTAGTTACAACTCTTGCCGCAACCGTCATTGTCCCAAGTGTCAGGGCAACAAACGAGAAGATTGGATAGAGGCTAGAAGTACGGAACTCTTGCCAGTGCCATATTTTCACCTGGTTTTTACTTTACCCGATAGCATTAATGCATTGGCGATTCACAGTCCAAAATTGGTTTATGACACGCTCTTTGAAGCGACTTGGGAAACGATTCAAACTTTTGGCAAAACCAAGGAAATGCAAATGGGAATGATTGCGGTTTTGCACACTTGGGGGCAACAATTGAGTTTACATCCACACCTGCATTGCATTGTTCCTGGCGGCGGAATAGCTAAAAACGGACAATGGCAAAATAGCCGAACCGATGGCAAATTCTTGTTTCCAGTCAAAGCCTTGTCAAAAGTGTTTAGGGCTAAATATTGTGCAAAACTCAAAGAAAAAGAACCCATAAAGTATGAGCAAATCCGGCAAGAGTTGTGGCAAAAACCTTGGATTGTTTTTGCCAAAAAACCTTTTGGAAGTCCCAAATCAGTGGTGGAATATTTGGGAAGATACACCCATAAAATAGCCATTAGCAACCGAAGAATCAAAACTATCGACAACGAAAATGTGACTTTTGAATACAAGGATTATCGAGTGGCGGGAGTCAAAAAGCAAATGACACTCACGCATCAGGAGTTTATCCGTCGATTTTCGTTGCATATTTTGCCCAAACGGTTTGTTAAGATTCGTCATTATGGTTTTTTGAGTAGCACTTGGAAACGGGAAAAGCTCAAACTTTTGCAGGAGAAACTCGAAGTAAAAGTACTAGAAAAACGCGAAAAAAAGCTCTTTTTGCCCAAGTGTCCTTGCTGTAAAACTGGCAATTTACACCGAATAGCCGTTTTTGACCAGCGTGGGCCGCCTGCTTGGTATCTTGGCGGTAGCCAAAGCTCTATTCCCTATAAAAACTAAATAATGGGTAAGGGATTTTATGCTCAAAAGTGACCGAAAACACTATAAAACGATTTTGAAATCGCTCCAAAAAAAAAGAGGCGCACTTGCCTCTTGATCCCGACCCTTCGGGGCTCTCTCAAAACTTTACGATAACTCCATAGTGTTGAACGATATGTAATCGGTTCCGTTCAACACGGGTTTCATTGTTCGGCTTGCAGCCGCAACGAAACCCTAGCTGTTGGCAGTAGTTATTGCTTGTTAATCCAATTTATGATTTTTGTTGATGCTTCATCTTCTATTTCGTACAAATGTTCAATATTTTCAGTTCCACTTTGTAAATAGTGATTTAAGCTTTTAATTTTCACAATTTCGATATACTTATTATTAAAACTATTTAGAAGTTCTGTTTCATTTTTTGCATCAATATATTTATCATTTTCTCCAATAATATATAATAGATTTGTTGTACACTTTTTATAAGTATTTTCTAAATCTTTTTTTATTAACTCTTTAGTTGAATAAAAATTTGCGTATGTAAATCTTTTATATCTCTTTTTTGTGTAACCTATCTCTTTTGATACTTTATTAATTTTTTTGACTAACTCTATATTTTCATCGTTTCTATTTTCAAAAATTACATTATTAATTTTATCCATTACATTTAATTTTTCTGTTAATGAATCATAAATAAGTTCATTCTCAAATTTATTTACATTTGTTGTAAGTTGATATTTTAAAAAAGCACCTTTGTTTTGAACAGGAGATGCCCATTGAATAAAAAAATCAGGAATTAAATTGCTATCATTCAAACTAATTGTCACCATTCCTCCTAAGCTGTGACCTAGTAAGCCTAATTTTTTATCGGTAAGTAATTTGTTGTTTTTTAAATCTTTATAAACCGACTTCAAATCACTTATCATATCATTGATATTATAAAAATATGTATTGAAATTTCCAGTAGAAAAGCCACATCCTCTTTCATCATATCGATAAACAGCGATATTATTTTCAAGTAATTTCTCTGTAAGTTTATAATGTGAATTTCTAGTGTCTTTTCCTGAACCTGGTACAATTATTACCACTTTTGTATAATTTGTTTTAGGTTCAATTAATGTTCCTCTTAAAATCACATTGTCATTTTTGTTTTCTGTTTCAAATTGAGTAGATATGTAGTTTTCAATACCATCAATTTGTTTTTCGTAGGAATATATTTCTTGAGCTTTAATAAAATGTGTTATTAAAGTGAATATGATTATTAAGTATGTTTTCCTGTTTTTTTTCATAATTACTGCCAACTTGTATATAAGCGATACAAACCTTCTTATATACACCCAAAATAGGGTAGATTGGCGAAGGTTTCTTTCGTTTTATAGTTGTATCAAATATATTAATTTTTTCTTACAAATTATCCAATGGGCTATTCTATTAAAACCACAATTCCCTAAAACAAAAAAACTCCCCTTTTCAGAGAAGTTTTCTTTATTAATTTAATTGTTGCAGGACTGATTACTAAAAACTGACCACTGACCACTATTTTTACACATCATCAAAATCCACCACAATCTCGGCCGAAGTGGGATGTGCTTGGCAAGTAAGAATCAAACCTTCGGCGATTTCGTCCTCGCTAAGGATGGAGTTTTTCTTCATCTCGGCAGTGCCTGATTTTACTCGGGCGAGACAGCTGCTGCAAATGCCGCCTTGGCAAGAATACGGAGCATCGATGCCTTGTTTGAGAGCGGCGTCGAGGATGGTTTGTTTTTGCGACATTTCGAAAGTCGTTTCGTCATCGTCAACCGTGATGGAAATTTTGGTATGACCTTCGTGTGAACTGGCTTCTTTATTTTCGACAATAGAACTGGAGAACAATTCAAATTTAATAGCCGAATCTTTGATGTTGTGTTCCTTCAAAACTTTGGAAACCGTGTTAATCATTTCTTCTGGGCCGCACAAATAGAACTTGTCGAATTCTAATTCCTTGTGTTTGTCGTCTAAAACAAATTTCACGACCGATTTATCGATTCTTCCAAAAAGCGCTCCGTCGACTTTGGCTTGACTGAATACATAATGCACAAACAATCGTCCCGTATATTTCAGTTGCAAATCGTGTAATTCCTGATGAAAAATGGTTTCTTCTGGCGATTTGTTGCCGTAAACCAAGACAAAAGAACTTTGGGGTTCGCTTTTCAAAACCGATTTCAAAATAGAAATGGCAGGTGTAATTCCGCTTCCGGCTACAAATGCGGCATAGTTTTTTTGGTGGTGACTTTCGGTTTCTAAAGTGAATTTTCCTTCCGGTTTCCCTACTTCTAGCACATCGCCTACTTTTAGTTTGGTGTTGGCAAATAGAGAAAATGTACCATTTTTTACCGCTTTGACAGCAATTCGTAATTCACCACTCGTCGGTTCAGCACAAATAGAGTAGGCGCGACGAATTTCCTGACCGTCGAGCGTTAGTCTCAAATTGACATACTGACCGGCAATAAAAGTATAATGAGATTTGAATTCCTCGGGAACATTAAAAAGGATGGAAACCGCGTCTGCAGTCTCGCGTTTGATTTCTTTTATGACAAGTTTTTTGAATAAAGGCATAAGATTATTTTTTTGCAAAGATAGTAAACCAAAAAAAATATCGAAGTTTAAGCGTTTAGAAGTTTAGCCCTTGTAACTTTTTCCTACTTTTAACAACTAATTAGAAAATTAACTCTAAAACTATGATTCTAAAATTCCTTTATCTCGAATGGAAGTCTTTTATACGTTCGGCTTCGTTCGGAACGAATTTGGCACTGAAAATTATTTTGGGTTTTGTAGCCGTTCTTTATGCTTTTATTTTTCTAATGGCGGGAATTGGAGCATTTTACGGATTAAAACAAATGCATCTCGATCCGTTGCAGCAAGTAAATAAGTATTTGATTTATTATTTTTTGTTGGATTTGGGCATTCGATTATTGTTGCAAAAAATCCCGGTGATGAACATTCGACCTTTGTTGTCCTTACCTTTTACAAGACCTACCATTGTTAATTTTTCGATAGGTAAAACAGTCTTGTCTTTTTTCAATTTTCTGCACGTTTTTTTCTTTCTGCCTTTTACCATTGTTTTACTAGTCGAAGGCTACGATGTGGTGAGCGTGATTTTGTGGCATTTGGCGATGGTAGCCTTGGTGTATAGCAACAATTTCCTGAATATAATATTGACTAACAAAGACAATGTTTTTGCTATTTTCATTGGTTTCGTTTTGATTATAGCGGGTTTTCAATACTATCACTTTTTCAACATTACCGATTATACTTCGGTGTTTTTTGAGGGTTTGTTTCATACCCAATGGCTTTTTTTAGTTCCTGTTTTGGCTCTGCTAGGCTTGTATTATTACACTTTCAACTACCTGAAAGCCAATTTGTATCTCGATGCCGGACTTTCTACCAAACACGAAATCGCCACAACCGAGGATTTGACTTGGCTGAACCAATTTGGCACGCTGGGTACTTTTCTAAAGAACGACATCAAACTCATCAAGCGCAATAAGCGCTCGCGGACTACGGTGGTAATGAGCATTTTGTTTTTGTTTTATGGATTTCTATTTTTCAGAGAAAATTCACACCAACCTGAAGTGATGCGCATTTTTGCAGGAATTTTTGTGTCGGGCGGGTTTTTATTCACTTTTGGTCAATTTGTCCCCAGTTGGGACAGTTCGTATTATCAGCTGATGATGACGCAAAACATTTCCTATAAAGGGTATCTGAGTTCAAAATGGTGGCTTGTAGTCATTGCTACCTTTGTATCGACAGTGTTATCTTCTTTTTATTTGTTTTATGGTTGGCAAGTTTACTTAACTATTGTTGTAGGCGCGATTTACAATATGGGCGTCAATTCGCATTTGGTTTTACTCGGTGGTGCTTATACTAAAACACCTATCGATTTACAATCGACTAAAGGTGCGTTTGGCGATAAAAAAGCGTTTAATACCAGCGCAATGCTGCTTTCGTTACCCAAATTATTGTTGCCCATTTTGCTTTATTGGGCAGGATCGGCGCTTATGAATCCTAATTTAGGACTTGTATTTGTAGGCGTTTCAGGCGTTTTAGGCTTTGCTTTTAGAGACACCGTTTTTTCCAAAATTGAAAAGGTGTACAAAACCGAAAAATACAATACCATATATTCATACAAACAAAAATAATATTTCGTAGAGACGTTGCATTGCAACGTCTCTACCATATTAAATCAAAAAAAAATCAAAATGATACACGTACAAAATCTTTCGAAATCCTACAACGGTACCACCGTATTGAATATAGACCATTTAGAAATTCCAAAAGGACAAAGTTTTGGTCTTGTGGGCAATAATGGCGCTGGAAAAACCACTTTTTTCAGTTTGTTATTGGATTTAATTCAGCCCTCAACGGGACATATTATCAACAACGAAGTTCAGGTCAATACCAGCGAAAATTGGAAACCGTTTACTGCTTCTTTTCTTGACGAAAGCTTTCTAATAGGCTATCTCACACCCGAAGAATATTTTTATTTCATAGGCGATTTACGCGGACAAAACAAGGCGGATGTCGATGCATTATTGGCAAAACACGAAGAATTTTTTAACGGTGAAATCCTTAAAAACAAAAAATATTTACGCGATTTATCCAAAGGAAATCAGAAGAAAGTGGGCATTATCGCCACGCTCATTGGCAATCCTTCAGTAGTAATTCTCGACGAACCTTTTGCCAATTTGGATCCAACCACCGTGAGCCGATTGAAAAAAATAATCAAGGAATTGGCACAAAATCCCGATGTTACCGTTTTGGTTTCGAGTCACGATTTGCAACACACAGTCGAAGTTTGTGACCGAATCGTAGCGCTGAATAAAGGCGAAATTGTGAAAGATATTCAAACCTCGGCGGAGACGCTGCAAGAATTAGAAGCGTTTTTTGCGGTTTAAATTTCGATATTTCAAAAAGAAACGTATTTTTACCAGTCATTATACTAAAATGCACTTTTAAAAGTTAAATGATAAACTGTTTCCCATTGAAAACCAAGATATTTAAACGTACTTTTTTTATATTATTTTTACTTTTTTTGGTAGCTTGTTCTACCAAGAAAGACACTTTTTTAGCTCGAAATTCACACGCTTTGAGCACCCGAGACAACATTTTGTACAACGGACAAATGGCTTTAGACAAAGGTGTTGTAAGCATCAAAAGCAGCAACAAGGACAATTTTTGGAAGCGTTTGCCCATCGAAAGAATGCAAATTATAGACGATAATTCGCCAGAAGGAACGCCCAAAAATCCCGATTTCGAAGCGGCCGAAGCCAAAGCTACCAAAGCCATTCAAAAACATTCGATGAATATTGATGGTCAAGAAAAAAACTATCAAATCGATGAAGCCTATTTGCTTTTAGGAAAAGCGCGCTATTATGACCAGCGTTTTTTTCCT is part of the Flavobacterium nackdongense genome and encodes:
- a CDS encoding alpha/beta hydrolase, encoding MKKNRKTYLIIIFTLITHFIKAQEIYSYEKQIDGIENYISTQFETENKNDNVILRGTLIEPKTNYTKVVIIVPGSGKDTRNSHYKLTEKLLENNIAVYRYDERGCGFSTGNFNTYFYNINDMISDLKSVYKDLKNNKLLTDKKLGLLGHSLGGMVTISLNDSNLIPDFFIQWASPVQNKGAFLKYQLTTNVNKFENELIYDSLTEKLNVMDKINNVIFENRNDENIELVKKINKVSKEIGYTKKRYKRFTYANFYSTKELIKKDLENTYKKCTTNLLYIIGENDKYIDAKNETELLNSFNNKYIEIVKIKSLNHYLQSGTENIEHLYEIEDEASTKIINWINKQ
- a CDS encoding ferredoxin--NADP reductase — translated: MPLFKKLVIKEIKRETADAVSILFNVPEEFKSHYTFIAGQYVNLRLTLDGQEIRRAYSICAEPTSGELRIAVKAVKNGTFSLFANTKLKVGDVLEVGKPEGKFTLETESHHQKNYAAFVAGSGITPAISILKSVLKSEPQSSFVLVYGNKSPEETIFHQELHDLQLKYTGRLFVHYVFSQAKVDGALFGRIDKSVVKFVLDDKHKELEFDKFYLCGPEEMINTVSKVLKEHNIKDSAIKFELFSSSIVENKEASSHEGHTKISITVDDDETTFEMSQKQTILDAALKQGIDAPYSCQGGICSSCLARVKSGTAEMKKNSILSEDEIAEGLILTCQAHPTSAEIVVDFDDV
- a CDS encoding DUF5687 family protein translates to MILKFLYLEWKSFIRSASFGTNLALKIILGFVAVLYAFIFLMAGIGAFYGLKQMHLDPLQQVNKYLIYYFLLDLGIRLLLQKIPVMNIRPLLSLPFTRPTIVNFSIGKTVLSFFNFLHVFFFLPFTIVLLVEGYDVVSVILWHLAMVALVYSNNFLNIILTNKDNVFAIFIGFVLIIAGFQYYHFFNITDYTSVFFEGLFHTQWLFLVPVLALLGLYYYTFNYLKANLYLDAGLSTKHEIATTEDLTWLNQFGTLGTFLKNDIKLIKRNKRSRTTVVMSILFLFYGFLFFRENSHQPEVMRIFAGIFVSGGFLFTFGQFVPSWDSSYYQLMMTQNISYKGYLSSKWWLVVIATFVSTVLSSFYLFYGWQVYLTIVVGAIYNMGVNSHLVLLGGAYTKTPIDLQSTKGAFGDKKAFNTSAMLLSLPKLLLPILLYWAGSALMNPNLGLVFVGVSGVLGFAFRDTVFSKIEKVYKTEKYNTIYSYKQK
- a CDS encoding ABC transporter ATP-binding protein; translation: MIHVQNLSKSYNGTTVLNIDHLEIPKGQSFGLVGNNGAGKTTFFSLLLDLIQPSTGHIINNEVQVNTSENWKPFTASFLDESFLIGYLTPEEYFYFIGDLRGQNKADVDALLAKHEEFFNGEILKNKKYLRDLSKGNQKKVGIIATLIGNPSVVILDEPFANLDPTTVSRLKKIIKELAQNPDVTVLVSSHDLQHTVEVCDRIVALNKGEIVKDIQTSAETLQELEAFFAV